Proteins encoded within one genomic window of Amycolatopsis nigrescens CSC17Ta-90:
- a CDS encoding Ppx/GppA phosphatase family protein, with protein MPRVAAIDCGTNSIRLLVAELTTRHDGTVDLRDLHREMRIVRLGQGVDPSGRLAPEALERTRAALVDYAVAARRKGVEQVRMVATSATRDASNRDEFFSMTREVLGTEAEVITGDEEAKLAFTGAVGEQDPDDGPFLVVDVGGGSTELVLGDWDGSRAQVSAARSVDIGCVRITERALKSDPPTATEIAAARELAGSVLAEAFEAVDVSKARTWIGVAGTVTTLSAVAQELSEYDSERTHLSRLSRADIDRLAGDLLGSDHAARAANPVIHPGRVDVIGGGAVIVEVLAAQLARRGGPAELVVSEHDILDGIALSLGASG; from the coding sequence ATGCCTCGCGTCGCTGCCATCGACTGTGGAACGAACTCCATCCGGCTGCTCGTAGCCGAGCTGACCACCCGCCACGACGGCACGGTCGACCTGCGCGACCTGCACCGCGAGATGCGGATCGTCCGGCTCGGCCAGGGCGTGGACCCCAGCGGCCGGCTCGCCCCGGAAGCGCTGGAGCGCACCCGTGCCGCGCTGGTGGACTACGCGGTCGCCGCCCGCCGCAAGGGGGTGGAGCAGGTGCGCATGGTGGCCACTTCGGCCACCAGGGACGCGAGCAACCGGGACGAGTTCTTCTCGATGACCCGCGAGGTGCTCGGCACCGAGGCCGAGGTGATCACCGGCGACGAGGAGGCCAAGCTCGCCTTCACCGGCGCGGTCGGTGAGCAGGACCCGGACGACGGCCCGTTCCTGGTGGTGGACGTCGGCGGCGGTTCGACCGAGCTGGTGCTCGGCGACTGGGACGGCAGCCGGGCGCAGGTGAGCGCCGCCCGTTCGGTGGACATCGGCTGCGTGCGGATCACCGAGCGTGCGCTGAAGTCCGATCCCCCGACCGCCACCGAGATCGCCGCCGCCAGGGAACTGGCGGGAAGTGTGCTCGCCGAGGCGTTCGAAGCGGTGGACGTGTCGAAGGCGAGGACCTGGATCGGGGTTGCCGGCACCGTCACCACCCTGTCCGCGGTCGCGCAGGAGCTGTCCGAGTACGACTCGGAACGCACCCATCTGTCCCGGCTTTCGCGGGCCGACATCGACCGGCTGGCCGGTGACCTGCTTGGTTCAGACCACGCCGCCCGTGCGGCGAACCCGGTGATCCACCCCGGCCGGGTGGACGTGATCGGCGGCGGCGCGGTGATCGTCGAAGTGCTTGCCGCGCAATTGGCCCGGCGCGGTGGTCCGGCCGAACTCGTGGTCAGCGAACACGACATCCTGGACGGCATCGCGCTATCCCTCGGCGCGTCCGGATAA
- a CDS encoding ABC transporter permease, giving the protein MSRYVLRRLLQLVPVFFGTTFLIYALVWAVPGDPFAGKCGQRACPQAFVDAMTAKYNLNDSLIVQYFKYLGGLFTGDFGETFNGNSIGEMIANSYPITVRLAIIAVLIEAVIGIGAGILTGLRGKGFLDNLVLVATTFLISLPVFVTGIVLQIVLGKEWGLINPSVSSEATWGELIVPGFVLGSLSMAYVARLTRSSIAENRRADFVRTAIAKGQPSRRVVGVHLLRNSVIPVITFIGIDLGALMGGAIVTEGVFNINGIGGLIFRGIQDKDGIMVTGIVVLLVLVYLLMSLIVDLLYAVLDPRIRYD; this is encoded by the coding sequence ATGAGTCGCTATGTGCTGCGACGGCTGCTGCAGCTCGTTCCCGTTTTCTTCGGCACGACGTTCCTCATCTACGCCCTGGTCTGGGCGGTTCCCGGCGATCCGTTCGCCGGGAAATGCGGTCAGCGGGCTTGCCCGCAGGCCTTTGTGGACGCGATGACGGCCAAGTACAACCTGAACGACTCGCTCATCGTCCAGTACTTCAAATATCTCGGCGGGCTTTTCACCGGCGACTTCGGTGAGACCTTCAACGGGAACTCCATCGGCGAGATGATCGCCAACTCGTACCCGATCACCGTCCGGCTCGCGATCATCGCGGTGCTCATCGAGGCGGTCATCGGAATCGGCGCCGGCATTCTGACCGGCCTGCGCGGCAAGGGCTTTCTGGACAACCTGGTGCTGGTCGCCACCACCTTCCTGATCTCCCTGCCGGTGTTCGTCACCGGCATCGTGCTGCAGATCGTGCTCGGCAAGGAGTGGGGTCTGATCAATCCCAGCGTCTCGTCGGAGGCCACCTGGGGTGAGCTGATAGTCCCCGGGTTCGTGCTCGGCAGCCTGTCCATGGCCTATGTGGCCAGGCTGACCCGGAGCAGCATCGCGGAGAACCGGCGTGCCGACTTCGTCCGCACCGCGATCGCGAAGGGGCAGCCGTCCAGACGCGTGGTCGGGGTGCACCTGCTGCGCAACTCGGTGATCCCGGTGATCACCTTCATCGGCATCGACCTCGGTGCGCTGATGGGCGGCGCCATCGTCACCGAAGGCGTGTTCAACATCAACGGCATCGGCGGGCTGATCTTCCGGGGGATCCAGGACAAGGACGGCATCATGGTCACCGGCATCGTGGTGCTGCTGGTGCTGGTCTACCTGCTGATGAGCCTCATCGTCGACCTCCTCTACGCCGTACTCGACCCGAGGATCCGCTATGACTGA
- a CDS encoding ABC transporter substrate-binding protein, with product MAVSVLPVALMLAVAGCGGGGTGDNAGAGETDPNATVSVYGTEPQNTLLPANTNELGGSKAVQPMFAMLVEYDSATGAPSNQMAESITTSDTKVYNIKLKKGWKFHDGTEVKAKNFVDAWNWDAYAPNGQLNSDFFSQIQGYDEVNPGKDKEPTADKMSGLKLLGDYEFEVTLKGPFSVFPTKIGYTAFAPLPDAFFADPKAFADHPIGNGPLKFVSRTPGTDIKLTRFEEYQGADKVKFKDLEIRIYQSQETAYQDLLSDRLDFMEALPPAATAGGRYKQELGEKLVEGNLLGISTLAVPYYVPGYNNIELRKAISMAIDRQQIVDTVMSGTYRPATSWIGQGIEGYRPDVCGEACVYDPVKAKEHLAKSGFTGKLTIASNADGGRKEPLVAACNSIKNALGIECDFVPATSFGQYRGIVTSSQLTGMGRSDWSADYPSIENFLNPIYKTGAASNDSKFSNAAVDAKLEQADSTADKAAAIKLYQEAEDLVAKEIPQIPVWNEKGVGAKSAKLKTAKLDFRRLADYSSLEVGR from the coding sequence ATGGCGGTATCGGTGCTGCCGGTGGCGCTCATGCTGGCCGTTGCCGGATGCGGCGGCGGTGGCACGGGTGACAACGCGGGGGCAGGCGAGACCGATCCGAACGCCACCGTCTCGGTCTACGGCACCGAGCCGCAGAACACCCTGCTGCCCGCGAACACCAACGAGCTCGGCGGCTCCAAGGCCGTCCAGCCGATGTTCGCGATGCTGGTCGAGTACGACTCCGCGACCGGGGCCCCGTCGAACCAGATGGCCGAGTCGATCACCACCAGCGACACCAAGGTCTACAACATCAAGCTCAAGAAGGGCTGGAAGTTCCACGACGGCACCGAGGTCAAGGCGAAGAACTTCGTCGACGCCTGGAACTGGGACGCCTATGCCCCCAACGGCCAGCTGAACTCGGACTTCTTCTCCCAGATCCAGGGTTACGACGAAGTGAACCCCGGTAAGGACAAAGAGCCGACCGCGGACAAAATGTCCGGGCTGAAGCTGCTCGGCGACTACGAGTTCGAGGTGACCCTGAAGGGCCCGTTCTCGGTCTTCCCGACCAAGATCGGCTACACCGCCTTCGCGCCGCTGCCGGACGCGTTCTTCGCCGACCCCAAGGCGTTCGCCGACCACCCCATCGGCAACGGCCCGCTGAAGTTCGTCTCGCGCACCCCTGGCACCGACATCAAGCTGACCCGGTTCGAGGAGTACCAGGGCGCCGACAAGGTCAAGTTCAAGGACCTGGAGATCCGGATCTACCAGAGCCAGGAGACCGCCTACCAGGACCTGCTCAGCGACCGGCTGGACTTCATGGAGGCGCTGCCGCCGGCCGCCACCGCGGGCGGGCGGTACAAGCAGGAGCTCGGCGAGAAGCTGGTCGAGGGCAACCTGCTCGGCATCAGCACCCTCGCGGTGCCGTACTACGTGCCGGGCTACAACAACATCGAGCTGCGCAAGGCGATCTCGATGGCAATCGACCGCCAGCAGATCGTGGACACCGTCATGAGCGGGACCTACCGGCCCGCCACCAGCTGGATCGGCCAGGGCATCGAGGGCTACCGTCCGGACGTCTGCGGCGAGGCCTGCGTCTACGACCCGGTCAAGGCCAAGGAGCACCTGGCCAAGTCGGGCTTCACCGGCAAGCTGACCATCGCGTCCAACGCCGACGGTGGCCGCAAGGAGCCGCTGGTGGCCGCGTGCAACAGCATCAAGAACGCGCTCGGCATCGAGTGCGACTTCGTGCCGGCGACCAGCTTCGGCCAGTACCGCGGGATCGTCACCTCCAGCCAGCTGACCGGCATGGGCCGTTCGGACTGGTCGGCGGACTACCCGTCGATCGAGAACTTCCTCAACCCGATCTACAAGACCGGGGCGGCCTCGAACGACTCCAAGTTCTCGAACGCGGCCGTGGACGCGAAGCTGGAGCAGGCGGACTCCACCGCGGACAAGGCGGCGGCGATCAAGCTCTACCAGGAGGCCGAGGACCTGGTGGCGAAGGAGATCCCGCAGATCCCGGTGTGGAACGAGAAGGGTGTCGGCGCCAAGTCGGCCAAGCTGAAGACGGCGAAGCTCGACTTCAGGCGGCTGGCCGACTACTCCTCGCTCGAGGTCGGGCGCTGA
- a CDS encoding ABC transporter permease yields the protein MTDPSAAASGSALESGAGREVSDLSHADDTGRGPEKPRSLWADAWRQLRRKPAFIISGVIILIVVVMALAPGLFTSRPGDFNDLVHAYEGPSGDAWFGYDNQGYDVWARAIHGARASLLIGLFATVLTVLIGSFIGIIAGYYGRIVDSLLSRFGDIFAGLPFVLGAIVILTTFNAPGSNPGAAAIVTQVVASIAVLSWPVAMRIMRSATLVAKQLDYVKAARGLGASTPRIIFRHLLPNTLAPVLVYATIALGAFIGAEATLAYLGVGVRPPVVSWGVMISDARDYFRTAPHILLFPAGFVTITVLAFVMLGDAVRDALDPKGR from the coding sequence ATGACTGACCCCAGCGCCGCCGCGAGCGGCTCGGCACTGGAATCGGGCGCCGGGCGTGAGGTCAGCGATCTCAGCCATGCCGACGACACCGGCCGCGGGCCGGAGAAGCCCCGCAGCCTGTGGGCGGACGCGTGGCGCCAGCTCCGCCGCAAGCCCGCCTTCATCATCTCCGGCGTGATCATCCTGATCGTGGTGGTGATGGCGCTGGCGCCGGGCCTGTTCACCTCCCGGCCCGGTGACTTCAACGATCTGGTCCATGCCTACGAAGGCCCGTCCGGTGACGCCTGGTTCGGCTACGACAACCAGGGCTACGACGTGTGGGCCAGGGCGATCCACGGTGCGCGCGCGTCGCTGCTGATCGGGCTGTTCGCCACCGTGCTGACCGTGCTGATCGGCTCGTTCATCGGCATCATCGCCGGCTACTACGGCCGGATCGTGGACAGCCTGCTGTCCCGGTTCGGCGACATTTTCGCCGGTCTGCCGTTCGTGCTCGGCGCGATCGTCATCCTGACCACCTTCAACGCGCCGGGCAGCAACCCCGGTGCGGCCGCGATCGTGACCCAGGTGGTCGCGTCGATCGCGGTGCTGTCCTGGCCGGTGGCGATGCGGATCATGCGGTCCGCGACGCTGGTGGCCAAGCAGCTGGACTACGTGAAGGCGGCGCGCGGGCTCGGCGCGAGTACGCCGAGGATCATCTTCCGGCACCTGCTGCCGAACACCCTCGCCCCGGTGCTGGTGTACGCCACCATCGCACTGGGCGCGTTCATCGGCGCCGAGGCCACCCTGGCCTATCTCGGTGTCGGGGTGCGGCCGCCGGTGGTCTCCTGGGGCGTCATGATCAGTGACGCCAGGGACTACTTCCGGACGGCGCCGCACATCCTGTTGTTCCCGGCCGGTTTCGTGACGATCACCGTGCTCGCCTTCGTGATGCTCGGCGACGCGGTACGCGATGCCCTCGACCCCAAGGGCAGGTGA